From one Stigmatopora nigra isolate UIUO_SnigA chromosome 8, RoL_Snig_1.1, whole genome shotgun sequence genomic stretch:
- the npat gene encoding protein NPAT, whose protein sequence is MLLPSDVARLILGYLQEEGLSATSLAFIQESPNLKEYKEHSMGDGALPACVFSIFGKGLTTILNEYMAVKTKETYHEVPAVMTSLWKKLDYTLKQIKSLQISAATSANQRARSRVGLANLTRQQVMTVTSSASSLVCSSQTNLVSSPAITTQSIISQPAPISYSVPQIRAPTGSATRHQFHDGSRLLNSPIQIIISEQRSNPGPMSPGRRKWDTPRKRNSALGVSNVAGKSTTPATNITAEPQAEEVVEENFPHLVIQNARDKILGDRSLQEKLAENINKILANEPTPQTPKHTSTSIEEDQSIDEILGLQGEIHMSEDAIHDILKQTESDPAFQALFDLFDSNKTRTDGEPGVMDIDNIPTGSGIDGPPSSTVGQLQSNGDPGNTLQDTSDLTAMVKNKTVLERKTRKTNSLLKKAVLGSSSKSSLTEKSTDIVLNTLEDLPRQNGMEKASLYNNTVDASPMDIETTVDTSTILKSAATFRELECVTKSSLPTTMSLIESTPVLLSETGATVEPVVNVDNQRSNQEERSLDHSAKSLPVQTVFISPAQDNLNGSNTLTSVPISCVTSRPQMSLTVAPQSSPSSFSFAGPTISNATDKNAITACSLPASTFSIPHTGLLGSSTFTSTTPSNSSMLCPPESGSATNNYQVPSKTGTDSNNIVSLKIIISDNPDEDSQSDKTLAQSNSSISTEKLPTIYISSPVKSPRGPGIPRGNNLDETALAVRSLQSSEVLVNSPNRPGALLSSHPLAATTQAQQSYIIQLPLDTGNPGLQAGTASYFLMTEPLTTDTSGRPVQAPTTSPNVPILPKNSQYNVSAASPAQNFVTGSALILPSPVKPMVLPVSLIGQNSTGNVQMMSNQIVGIPNPVPIKQTFSVDSNLSTFAVKNSTTAGIVPNEAIQNLHNAIQPHEPKESSPSHKRILCFEPSTIQPPSSTSATKATSSATNTSKSQRATQSKKGRSFTRPTILGGNKPKRKVDTIRLPSDSKVEGNLVESISHTQQQSQDLNQNHQTAHGSRDELSQTESVKILEPESKLKSVASKHNHNKDAINDGPIKKNSGSSRSSSDSVLKSVSSEDKGVTSTEEPAENNTQAKDEPNKENKLTCSPKQPLPLHTPVSTITSDLIPPVVTETSSSPSKNTQFPSQTSSLAIQAAEMLQNIQELPPPPTPGKTLELNNPDPPALETGGSHSEAKNSPTTPLQQKKGKDAEGTPKSLLRHNTSDVTTRSPASETGSENSINMAAHTLMILSRAAIARTGSPLKDSLRQDPDEKSPTSLKMSKKRKQSPPTSSPIVKKSSKQSPAKKKTREKKNFMNCFPQDFDVDKFLSSLHYDE, encoded by the exons ATGTTGCTGCCATCTGATGTCGCTCGTCTCATCTTGG GGTATCTTCAAGAAGAAGGTTTGTCCGCCACAAGCTTAGCCTTCATCCAGGAGAGCCCAAACCTGAAGGAATATAAAGAACACAGCATGGGCGATGGAGCTCTCCCTGCTTGTGTTTTT TCTATCTTTGGAAAGGGACTAACAACTATTTTAAACGAGTACAtggctgtgaaaacaaaag agACGTACCATGAAGTACCTGCAGTGATGACATCGTTGTGGAAAAAGCTGGATTATACCCTGAAGCAAATAAA GTCGTTACAGATTTCTGCAGCTACTTCGGCCAATCAGAGAG CTCGTTCTCGTGTAGGACTGGCAAACTTGACGAGACAACAGGTTATGACTGTAACTTCTTCAGCAAGCAGTCTTGTATGCTCGTCTCAAACAAATTTAGTCAGCAGCCCGGCAATCACCACACAGAGTATCATCAGTCAACCTGCCCCTATAAGCTACAGTGTCCCACAAATCAGAGCACCTACTGGAAGTGCAACACGTCACCAATTCCATGATGGCAGCAGATTACTCA attCCCCTATCCAGATAATCATTTCAGAACAACGATCAAATCCAGGACCAATGTCCCCGGGACGACGGAAATG GGACACGCCAAGGAAAAGGAACAGTGCTTTGGGAGTCTCAAATGTTGCTGGCAAGTCTACCACACCTGCTACAAATATCACTGCTGAACCACAAGCGGAGGAAGTTGTTGAGGAAAACTTTCCT CATCTGGTGATACAAAATGCTCGGGACAAGATATTGGGAGACAGGTCATTACAAGAAAAGCTTGCagaaaatatcaacaaaattCTCGCAAA TGAGCCAACTCCCCAAACGCCAAAGCACACGTCAACTTCAATAGAAGAAGACCAGTCCATTGATGAGATCCTTGGATTACAG GGAGAAATACATATGAGTGAGGATGCAATCCATGACATTTTAAAGCAAACAGAATCTGATCCTGCCTTTCAGGCCCTGTTTGACCTCTTCGACAGCA ACAAAACACGAACTGATGGAGAACCTGGTGTTATGGACATTGACAATATCCCAACGGGGAGTGGTATTGACGGACCACCGTCATCTACAGTTGGGCAGCTCCAGAGCAACGGTGATCCAG GTAACACACTGCAAGACACCTCAGATTTAACAGCAATGGTGAAGAACAAAACTGTACTCGAACGCAAGACCAGAAAAACAAACTCTTTGTTGAAGAAGGCTGTACTTGGGTCAAGCAGCAAGTCTTCCCTGACAGAAAAGAGCACTGATATAGTTTTAAATACTCTTGAGGATCTTCCTAGacaaaatggaatggaaaaaGCTTCACTTTACAATAACACTGTTGATGCATCACCAATGGATATTGAAACCACTGTGGATACTTCAACTATTTTAAAGAGTGCAGCCACTTTCAGGGAACTGGAGTGTGTCACGAAGAGCAGCTTGCCTACCACAATGTCCCTCATTGAGTCAACACCTGTCCTTTTATCAGAGACCGGTGCAACAGTGGAACCTGTCGTGAATGTTGACAATCAAAGAAGTAACCAAGAAGAGAGATCCCTTGATCATTCTGCTAAATCTTTACCTGTACAAACTGTATTTATTTCTCCTGCACAAGATAATTTGAATGGAAGCAACACTCTTACTTCAGTTCCAATCAGTTGTGTAACATCTAGGCCTCAGATGAGTCTCACAGTTGCACCTCAGTCTTCCCCAAGCtcattttcttttgcaggtcCCACTATTTCTAACGCCACTGACAAAAACGCAATAACGGCGTGTTCCCTTCCAGCTTCTACTTTTAGCATACCTCATACAGGTTTACTTGGCTCGTCCACATTTACTTCCACCACACCTTCCAATTCGAGTATGCTATGCCCTCCTGAATCTGGTTCTGCAACCAACAATTACCAAGTCCCAAGTAAAACTGGGACTGATTCGAATAACATTGTTTCTTTAAAGATCATCATCAGCGATAACCCAGATGAAGATTCCCAAAGTGACAAAACTCTTGCTCAATCAAATTCCAGTATTTCTACAGAAAAGCTACCCACAATCTATATTTCCTCTCCCGTCAAGTCTCCCAGAGGACCTGGAATACCGAGAGGCAATAACTTGGATGAAACTGCACTTGCTGTTCGTAGTTTACAAAGCTCAGAAGTACTAGTTAATTCGCCTAATAGACCTGGAGCATTACTTTCATCTCACCCATTGGCTGCAACCACACAAGCACAACAAAGCTACATTATTCAACTACCATTAGACACTGGTAACCCTGGACTTCAAGCAGGAACCGCCAGCTATTTCCTAATGACGGAGCCCCTTACAACAGATACTTCAGGCAGACCGGTTCAAGCACCTACAACTTCACCAAATGTACccattttaccaaaaaatagcCAATACAATGTTTCTGCAGCAAGTCCAGCGCAAAACTTTGTCACTG GATCAGCACTCATCTTGCCATCACCAGTTAAGCCAATGGTGCTTCCTGTGTCCCTTATTGGGCAGAATTCTACTGGAAATGTCCAAATGATGAGCAATCAG ATTGTTGGAATACCAAACCCAGTACCAATAAAGCAGACTTTTTCTGTTGATTCCAATCTTTCCACATTTGCTGTCAAAAACTCTACAACTGCTG GAATTGTACCGAATGAGGCAATCCAGAACCTGCATAATGCAATTCAGCCTCACGAACCGAAGGAGTCCAGTCCAAGCCATAAGCGAATTTTATGTTTTGAGCCATCTACCATTCAACCACCATCTTCTACATCAGCAACAAAGGCCACTTCTTCAGCTACAAATACATCAAAATCCCAGCGTGCCACACAGTCTAAGAAAGGTCGCTCTTTTACCAGGCCTACCATCCTCGGTGGAAATAAGCCTAAACGGAAAGTTGATACAATTAGGCTCCCATCAGATTCCAAAGTTGAAGGGAATTTGGTTGAGTCCATTTCTCATACTCAACAACAAAGTCAAGACCTCAATCAAAATCATCAAACTGCACATGGGAGCAGGGATGAACTGTCTCAGACTGAGTCAGTTAAAATCTTGGAACCAGAGAGTAAATTAAAATCTGTAGCGAGTAAGCACAATCACAACAAGGATGCAATAAATGATGGACCCATAAAAAAGAATTCTGGCAGCTCAAGGTCATCTTCAGATTCTGTGTTAAAATCAGTGAGCAGTGAAGACAAAGGCGTGACTAGCACTGAAGAGCCCGCAGAGAACAACACGCAAGCGAAAGATGAACctaacaaagaaaataaattgactTGCTCACCAAAACAGCCACTGCCTTTGCACACACCTGTCTCTACAATAACATCAGACCTAATCCCTCCAGTTGTCACAGAAACATCAAGTTCCCCATCCAAAAACACCCAATTTCCCTCCCAGACCAGCTCTTTGGCCATACAGGCAGCTGAGATGCTCCAAAACATTCAGGAGCTTCCCCCTCCTCCCACACCTGGTAAGACATTAGAACTCAACAACCCAGACCCTCCTGCTTTGGAAACAGGTGGTAGCCATTCAGAGGCTAAGAATAGTCCAACGACTCCTCTGCAACAAAAGAAAGGTAAAGATGCAGAGGGAACACCTAAGAGTCTTCTTCGCCACAATACCTCAGATGTCACCACACGCAGCCCCGCCAGTGAGACTGGCAGCGAAAACAGCATCAATATGGCTGCTCACACACTCATGATTCTGTCACGTGCCGCCATCGCCAGGACTGGCTCTCCACTCAAGGACAGTTTACGCCAGGATCCGGACGAAAAGTCTCCCACAAgtttgaaaatgtcaaagaagCGCAAACAGTCCCCTCCCACTTCTAGCCCTATTGTTAAGAAGTCCTCAAAACAATCCCCTGCTAAAAAGAAAACACGG GAAAAGAAGAATTTCATGAATTGCTTCCCCCAGGATTTTGATGTGGATAAATTCCTCTCTTCACTCCACTACGACGAATGA